One part of the Halobacteria archaeon AArc-dxtr1 genome encodes these proteins:
- a CDS encoding E3 ubiquitin ligase family protein — MFGIALLVAGLGLVAYSVWGLRPAYHVYRGETDDIVGIEHAEGTVELVGTASPIDGAIEAPLTGSDCLAYEYEVEEYQSSGKNSSWRTVDEGAGAVPFRLDDETASVRVDPAGATLALSTDTTVRVDGGEPEPEPIRRFLEHESDLESENSSLDLRVVKIATGNDRKYHERRLDPDGEAYVIGRSTYDVEARETMRDVNAVVEGDGAPTFVVSDSSQDGAAWLLAKEPLTWLVLGLAVAAGGGWLTASGLLF, encoded by the coding sequence ATGTTCGGGATAGCGCTCCTCGTCGCCGGTCTCGGTCTCGTCGCGTACAGCGTTTGGGGCTTGCGTCCCGCCTACCACGTCTACCGCGGGGAGACCGACGATATCGTCGGGATCGAACACGCCGAGGGAACCGTCGAACTCGTGGGGACGGCGAGCCCGATCGATGGAGCCATCGAGGCCCCGTTAACCGGTTCGGACTGTCTCGCCTACGAGTACGAGGTCGAGGAGTATCAGTCGAGCGGCAAGAACTCCTCGTGGCGAACCGTCGACGAGGGAGCGGGCGCCGTCCCGTTCCGGCTCGACGACGAGACGGCGAGTGTCCGGGTCGATCCGGCGGGAGCCACGCTCGCGCTCTCGACGGACACGACGGTCCGCGTCGACGGCGGCGAACCGGAGCCAGAGCCGATCCGGAGATTTCTCGAGCACGAGTCGGATCTCGAGTCGGAGAACTCCTCGCTCGATCTCCGCGTCGTCAAGATTGCGACCGGCAACGATCGGAAGTACCACGAGCGTCGCCTCGACCCGGACGGCGAGGCGTACGTTATCGGCCGCTCCACCTACGACGTCGAGGCTCGAGAGACGATGCGAGACGTGAACGCGGTCGTGGAGGGGGACGGTGCGCCGACGTTCGTCGTCTCTGACTCCTCACAGGATGGGGCCGCCTGGTTGCTCGCGAAAGAGCCACTCACGTGGCTCGTACTCGGGCTCGCCGTGGCGGCCGGCGGTGGCTGGCTGACCGCCTCAGGACTGCTGTTTTGA
- the nadC gene encoding carboxylating nicotinate-nucleotide diphosphorylase, translating to MITDTQIERWLREDVGHHDVTNQVPGETTGRLVAKEDGVAAGMEAASAVFAYLDVAVTDSVADGARLEAGDDLLRVEGPARDVLRGERVAVNLTGHASGIATRTAAAVERARAESDTVRVAATRKTTPGLRGLEKRAVVAGGGDTHRLDLSHMVMVKDNHVAEMGLEGAIDHFRERVSFATKIEVEVETAADAPRAAAAGADVVLLDNMSPSETREAVALLSEYNGVLAEASGGITLETVGEYAATGVDVVSMGSLTHSAPSLDLSFRTDD from the coding sequence GTGATCACCGACACACAGATCGAGCGCTGGCTCCGCGAGGACGTCGGTCACCACGACGTGACGAACCAGGTTCCCGGCGAGACGACGGGGCGACTCGTTGCGAAGGAAGACGGCGTCGCGGCGGGGATGGAGGCCGCCTCGGCGGTCTTCGCGTACCTCGACGTCGCCGTCACCGACTCGGTCGCCGACGGAGCGCGACTCGAGGCGGGCGACGACCTCCTCCGCGTCGAGGGGCCGGCCCGCGACGTGCTTCGCGGGGAGCGCGTCGCGGTCAATCTCACGGGCCACGCCTCGGGGATCGCGACCCGGACCGCCGCGGCCGTCGAGCGCGCCCGGGCAGAGTCCGACACTGTTCGCGTGGCAGCGACGCGAAAGACCACGCCCGGACTCCGGGGACTGGAGAAGCGCGCCGTGGTTGCCGGTGGGGGCGACACCCATCGTCTCGATCTCTCCCATATGGTGATGGTAAAGGACAACCACGTCGCCGAGATGGGACTCGAGGGCGCAATCGACCACTTCCGCGAGCGCGTCTCCTTCGCGACGAAGATCGAAGTCGAAGTGGAGACCGCCGCGGACGCTCCGCGGGCCGCAGCCGCCGGTGCAGACGTCGTCTTGCTCGACAACATGTCCCCTTCCGAGACGCGGGAGGCCGTCGCCTTGCTCTCCGAGTACAACGGCGTGCTCGCGGAGGCAAGCGGTGGAATCACGCTGGAGACAGTCGGAGAGTACGCCGCGACGGGCGTCGACGTCGTCTCGATGGGCTCTCTAACCCACTCCGCGCCGTCGCTTGATCTCTCGTTTCGGACGGACGATTGA
- the icd gene encoding isocitrate dehydrogenase (NADP(+)), translating to MSSEYDTIDVPEEGSKITLTEDGDLEVPDDPIIPIIYGDGVGKDVGPAAQQVLEAAAEATGREINWMRVYAGESAREKYDENLPDETVEAIKEHRVAIKGPLTTPVGAGFRSLNVGLRKLLDLYANVRPTYHLDGVPSPVKNPGEMDMVTFRENTEDVYAGIEWEAGTDEVQQVKEFVEDEMGATGVIHDGPVGIGIKPITEFGTKRLVREAIDYALENDRDSVTLVHKGNIMKFTEGQFRDWGYEVAEEEYGDEVITEDTLWEERDGDAPEDAVVVNDRIADNMLQQILTRTDEYDVVATMNLNGDYMSDACGAQIGGLGIAPGGNFGEGRMLAEPVHGSAPKYEGQDKVNPTAMILSGRMMLEYMGWDDAADLVRDAVEETISSGKVTYDLERNLEDAEKLATSEFADEVVENIETLA from the coding sequence ATGAGTTCCGAGTACGACACCATCGACGTTCCCGAGGAGGGCTCGAAGATCACGCTGACGGAGGACGGCGACCTCGAAGTTCCCGACGACCCGATCATCCCAATCATCTACGGTGACGGCGTCGGAAAGGACGTCGGCCCCGCAGCACAGCAGGTACTCGAGGCCGCCGCCGAGGCGACCGGCCGCGAGATCAACTGGATGCGCGTCTACGCCGGCGAGAGCGCCCGGGAGAAGTACGACGAGAACCTCCCCGACGAGACCGTCGAGGCCATCAAGGAACACCGCGTCGCGATCAAGGGTCCGCTGACGACGCCCGTCGGCGCCGGCTTTCGCTCGCTGAACGTCGGCCTGCGCAAACTGCTCGATCTCTACGCGAACGTCCGCCCGACCTACCACTTAGACGGCGTTCCGTCGCCGGTCAAAAACCCCGGCGAGATGGACATGGTCACCTTCCGAGAGAATACGGAAGACGTCTACGCCGGCATCGAGTGGGAGGCTGGCACCGACGAGGTCCAGCAGGTAAAGGAGTTCGTCGAAGACGAGATGGGCGCGACGGGCGTCATCCACGACGGCCCCGTCGGCATCGGCATCAAGCCGATCACCGAGTTCGGAACGAAGCGCCTCGTCCGCGAGGCCATCGACTACGCTCTCGAGAACGACCGCGACTCGGTCACGCTGGTCCACAAGGGTAACATCATGAAGTTCACCGAGGGCCAGTTCCGCGACTGGGGCTACGAGGTCGCAGAAGAGGAGTACGGCGACGAGGTCATCACCGAGGACACCCTCTGGGAGGAGCGCGACGGCGACGCGCCCGAGGACGCCGTGGTCGTCAACGACCGCATCGCGGACAACATGCTCCAGCAGATTCTCACCCGCACCGACGAGTACGACGTCGTCGCGACGATGAACCTAAACGGCGACTACATGTCCGACGCCTGTGGCGCCCAGATCGGCGGCCTCGGCATCGCCCCCGGCGGAAACTTCGGTGAGGGTCGCATGCTCGCCGAACCCGTCCACGGCTCCGCACCGAAGTACGAGGGCCAGGACAAGGTCAACCCGACTGCCATGATCCTCTCGGGTCGCATGATGCTCGAGTACATGGGCTGGGACGACGCCGCCGACCTCGTCCGCGACGCCGTCGAGGAGACGATTTCGTCGGGCAAGGTGACCTACGACCTAGAGCGCAACCTCGAGGACGCCGAGAAACTCGCCACCAGCGAGTTCGCCGACGAAGTCGTCGAGAATATCGAAACGCTGGCCTAA
- the nadA gene encoding quinolinate synthase NadA, with amino-acid sequence MVTMESVELETELSLFKYDSLEQLPPRYRELDAEERTARIEAALAELGDEVVILGHNYQREEIVEHADFVGDSYGLSKRAAEADAEYVIFGGVTFMAESADIITDDDQTVILPSMEASCPMAGMAEALQVDAAWAEITAAAPEAEIIPITYMNSYADLKAFCASQGGLVCTSSNAHHAFEWALERGDKVLFLPDKHLGENTAHRLGMEDRIAAWDPWDPEGKDAETVAESDIILWEGYCQVHERFRVDHVDAVREGHPDATVMVHPECRREVVEAADRSGSTAEIRQAVEEADPGETWAIGTEIHMTEHLGRWYPDVNVIPLCGDACMDCNAMRQIDPNYLAWVLEELVAGRERNVIEVAPEEKELAGVALERMLEIQP; translated from the coding sequence ATGGTAACGATGGAATCTGTCGAGTTAGAGACCGAGTTGAGCCTGTTTAAGTACGATAGCTTAGAGCAACTGCCACCCCGGTACAGAGAGCTCGATGCGGAGGAGCGAACGGCCCGAATCGAGGCGGCACTCGCGGAGCTCGGCGACGAGGTGGTGATCCTGGGACACAACTACCAGCGCGAGGAGATTGTCGAGCACGCCGACTTCGTCGGCGACTCCTACGGTCTCTCGAAGCGGGCCGCCGAGGCCGACGCCGAGTACGTAATCTTCGGCGGCGTGACGTTCATGGCCGAGTCGGCGGACATCATTACGGACGACGACCAGACGGTGATCCTCCCGTCGATGGAGGCCTCCTGCCCGATGGCCGGGATGGCTGAAGCCCTGCAGGTCGACGCCGCGTGGGCCGAAATCACGGCGGCCGCGCCCGAGGCCGAGATCATCCCGATCACCTACATGAACTCCTACGCTGATCTGAAGGCGTTCTGTGCGAGCCAGGGCGGGCTCGTCTGTACCTCCTCGAACGCCCATCACGCGTTCGAGTGGGCCTTAGAACGCGGGGACAAGGTTCTCTTTCTCCCCGACAAGCACTTAGGGGAGAACACGGCCCACCGGCTGGGCATGGAAGACCGCATCGCCGCGTGGGATCCGTGGGATCCCGAGGGGAAGGATGCCGAGACGGTCGCCGAGAGCGACATCATCCTCTGGGAGGGGTACTGCCAGGTCCACGAGCGCTTCCGGGTCGACCACGTCGACGCGGTACGCGAGGGCCACCCCGACGCGACCGTGATGGTCCACCCCGAGTGTCGCCGCGAGGTCGTCGAGGCTGCCGATCGGTCTGGCTCGACCGCCGAGATCCGGCAGGCCGTCGAAGAAGCCGACCCCGGCGAGACGTGGGCGATCGGCACCGAGATCCACATGACTGAGCACCTCGGGCGCTGGTACCCCGATGTGAACGTCATTCCGCTCTGTGGCGATGCCTGCATGGACTGCAACGCCATGCGACAGATCGACCCGAACTACCTGGCGTGGGTCCTCGAAGAGCTCGTCGCGGGACGCGAGCGCAACGTGATCGAAGTCGCTCCCGAGGAGAAAGAACTCGCAGGCGTCGCCCTAGAGCGGATGCTCGAGATCCAGCCATGA
- a CDS encoding Gfo/Idh/MocA family oxidoreductase gives MPIENVFEDFQRRDWERRSPEGTVRLAIVGVGHFARTRALPAIKSATYCETTVLVTESSEHAAETADEFDVSHVLDYDAFLSGERADAYDAVYIATPNALHDRYTLAGAEHGKHVLCEKPLTVDRDRGRELVEACDQAGVTLMTAYRLQMEPTVRRSRELIADGALGDIVHVHGGFSHPLLEYTDSDTWRLDPEIAGGGALVDLGIYPINTTRYVLGDDPAAVYASTHSSGGPFAAVDEHVSVQLEFPSGAMAACTASFDAHASSQLQFVGTDGMLSIASPFGGVVPQEIVAESGDMRMEYTGPPVDEVEEEFDYFGYCVLTGTRPEPDGEDGLADIKIIETAYEAAETGRRIELE, from the coding sequence ATGCCAATCGAGAACGTGTTCGAAGACTTTCAGCGCCGCGACTGGGAACGTCGGTCGCCGGAGGGGACGGTTCGGCTCGCGATCGTCGGCGTCGGTCACTTCGCCCGGACACGGGCACTGCCAGCAATCAAAAGCGCCACCTACTGCGAGACGACGGTTCTGGTCACCGAGTCGTCCGAGCACGCGGCCGAAACTGCAGACGAGTTTGACGTTTCGCACGTCCTCGACTACGACGCGTTCCTCAGCGGGGAGCGCGCAGACGCCTACGACGCAGTCTATATCGCCACTCCAAACGCACTCCATGACCGGTACACCCTCGCCGGCGCCGAGCACGGCAAACACGTTCTCTGTGAGAAGCCGCTGACCGTCGACCGGGACCGGGGCCGGGAGCTCGTCGAGGCCTGCGACCAGGCGGGGGTGACGCTGATGACGGCCTACCGTCTCCAGATGGAGCCCACCGTTCGGCGATCGCGCGAGTTGATCGCCGACGGCGCTCTCGGCGACATCGTCCACGTCCACGGCGGCTTCTCCCATCCACTACTCGAGTACACCGATTCCGACACCTGGCGACTCGACCCTGAGATCGCGGGCGGGGGCGCCCTCGTGGATCTCGGAATCTACCCGATCAACACGACGCGGTACGTCCTCGGAGACGATCCGGCCGCAGTCTACGCCTCGACGCACTCGAGTGGCGGCCCCTTTGCGGCCGTCGACGAGCACGTCTCCGTCCAACTCGAGTTTCCGTCGGGGGCGATGGCCGCCTGCACGGCCAGTTTCGACGCCCACGCCAGCAGTCAGCTCCAGTTCGTCGGCACCGACGGCATGCTCTCGATCGCCTCGCCGTTCGGCGGCGTTGTCCCCCAAGAAATCGTCGCCGAGAGCGGTGACATGCGTATGGAGTACACTGGCCCACCGGTCGACGAGGTCGAAGAGGAGTTCGACTACTTCGGGTACTGTGTACTCACAGGCACTCGCCCGGAGCCCGACGGTGAGGACGGCCTCGCCGATATCAAGATCATCGAGACGGCCTACGAGGCCGCGGAGACGGGACGGAGGATCGAATTAGAATAG
- a CDS encoding HIT domain-containing protein: MEQVFAPWRIEWIRREEKNPDVAECVFCELPERTNDRENLLVARSEHAFVLLNNYPYNPGHVMVIPRIHTGEYADLDDAQLLDHARLKQRTFEALDDAMAPDGFNAGLNLGEGAGGSIGDHLHTHVVPRWKGDTNFMPVIGETSVIVEAVDETYGSLHEAFATQEGATVPDSDQAVVFE; this comes from the coding sequence ATGGAACAGGTGTTTGCCCCCTGGCGAATCGAGTGGATTAGACGTGAGGAGAAGAACCCCGACGTGGCAGAGTGTGTCTTCTGTGAGCTGCCCGAGCGCACGAACGATCGCGAGAATCTGCTGGTCGCCCGGAGCGAGCACGCGTTCGTGTTGCTCAATAATTACCCGTACAATCCGGGCCACGTCATGGTGATTCCACGAATTCATACTGGCGAGTACGCCGACCTCGACGACGCCCAGCTACTCGACCACGCCCGGCTGAAACAGCGGACGTTCGAGGCACTCGACGACGCGATGGCACCGGACGGCTTCAACGCCGGTCTGAACCTCGGCGAGGGCGCCGGCGGCTCCATCGGCGACCACCTCCACACCCACGTCGTCCCGCGCTGGAAGGGCGATACGAACTTCATGCCCGTTATTGGTGAGACGTCGGTGATCGTCGAGGCGGTCGACGAGACTTACGGGAGCCTCCACGAGGCGTTCGCGACGCAGGAGGGAGCAACCGTTCCTGATTCGGACCAAGCGGTCGTTTTCGAGTGA
- a CDS encoding DUF5817 domain-containing protein, giving the protein MGGTYAVVGCSECSHLWLLEGRSETTQCPRCGSRRPYERRKKFVETDDIDHAREVRASMLANRQGEGDAFAAVDSFADLESAVEDGVVDDDEYLAASGLDVESVAAAGERDPRQPATQGSRKEIVERALDELDRPTEDDVIEYAGERGVPADYVQTALEKLVRRGAASESQGRYRSL; this is encoded by the coding sequence ATGGGAGGGACGTACGCCGTCGTCGGCTGCAGCGAGTGTTCACACCTCTGGCTCCTCGAGGGACGGTCGGAGACGACCCAGTGTCCCCGCTGTGGCTCGCGCCGACCCTACGAGCGGCGCAAGAAGTTCGTCGAAACTGACGACATAGACCACGCCCGAGAGGTTCGGGCGTCGATGCTCGCGAACCGACAGGGCGAGGGCGACGCCTTCGCGGCAGTCGACTCCTTCGCTGATCTCGAGTCTGCCGTTGAGGACGGCGTCGTCGACGACGACGAGTACCTCGCGGCGTCGGGACTCGACGTCGAGAGCGTGGCGGCTGCAGGAGAGCGCGATCCCCGCCAGCCCGCTACCCAGGGGAGTCGCAAGGAGATCGTCGAGCGAGCGCTGGACGAACTCGACCGGCCGACCGAAGACGACGTGATCGAGTACGCCGGCGAACGGGGCGTCCCCGCCGACTACGTCCAGACCGCACTCGAAAAGCTCGTCCGGCGGGGCGCGGCCAGCGAGAGTCAGGGTCGGTACCGATCGCTCTAA
- the map gene encoding type II methionyl aminopeptidase — MAETEIDLESEQYEKHREAGEILAQVRTETADRVEIGASHLEIAEYAEDRIRELGGKPAFPVNISIDEEAAHATPSVDDESTFGEEMINLDIGVHIDGWLADTAITVDLSGNPELAEASEQALEAAIDVIEPGVDTGDIGAEIEDVIDGYGYNPVVNLTGHGLGHWEQHTSPNIPNRAVSQGTTLDVGDVVAIEPFATDGGGKVTEGASEEIFALEREGSVRNRQAREALSQITEEFRTLPFATRWLETDRPEMALRRLKRGNMVHGYPVLKEDDGCLVSQKEHTVIVTESGCEITTE, encoded by the coding sequence ATGGCCGAAACCGAGATCGACCTCGAGTCCGAGCAGTACGAGAAACACCGCGAGGCGGGCGAAATCTTAGCCCAGGTTCGCACGGAGACCGCCGACCGCGTCGAGATCGGTGCGAGCCACCTCGAGATCGCCGAGTACGCCGAGGACCGTATCCGTGAACTGGGTGGCAAACCGGCGTTTCCGGTCAACATCTCGATCGACGAGGAGGCGGCCCACGCGACCCCAAGCGTCGACGACGAGTCGACGTTCGGCGAGGAGATGATCAATCTGGATATCGGCGTCCACATCGACGGCTGGCTCGCCGACACTGCGATCACCGTCGACCTCTCTGGCAATCCCGAACTCGCCGAGGCCTCCGAACAGGCCCTAGAAGCCGCAATAGACGTGATCGAGCCCGGCGTCGACACCGGCGACATCGGTGCCGAGATCGAGGACGTCATCGACGGCTACGGCTACAACCCCGTCGTCAATCTCACCGGACACGGGCTTGGCCACTGGGAGCAACACACTAGCCCGAACATCCCGAACCGGGCGGTTTCGCAGGGGACGACGCTCGACGTTGGCGACGTCGTCGCGATCGAGCCGTTCGCGACCGACGGCGGCGGAAAGGTCACGGAGGGGGCAAGCGAGGAAATTTTCGCCCTCGAACGAGAGGGATCGGTTCGCAACCGTCAGGCCCGCGAGGCCCTTTCACAGATCACCGAGGAGTTTCGGACGCTGCCCTTTGCTACCCGCTGGCTCGAGACCGACCGTCCGGAGATGGCGTTGCGCCGACTCAAGCGCGGAAATATGGTCCACGGCTATCCGGTGTTAAAAGAGGACGACGGCTGCCTGGTAAGCCAGAAAGAACACACGGTGATCGTCACCGAGAGTGGCTGTGAAATCACGACCGAATAG
- a CDS encoding helix-turn-helix domain-containing protein — MAESGGAAGHDRRGLLPEHSVLSLEEYLAMQRSIGNETRFRVLDELVEEGPQSASELREAIGVRSNALHYHLDELVDVGLVENRKRKGPDEDGLYSYYRATALGEGILSEGVRELMAREWDSLDTYA; from the coding sequence ATGGCTGAATCCGGCGGTGCGGCGGGACACGACCGGCGGGGACTGCTCCCCGAGCACAGCGTCCTCTCGCTCGAGGAGTACCTCGCAATGCAGCGCTCGATCGGCAACGAGACGCGCTTTCGGGTGCTCGACGAACTCGTCGAGGAGGGGCCCCAGAGTGCAAGCGAGCTACGCGAGGCGATCGGCGTTCGGTCGAACGCGTTGCACTACCACCTGGACGAGCTCGTCGACGTCGGGCTTGTGGAGAACAGAAAGCGCAAGGGCCCCGACGAAGACGGCCTGTACTCCTACTACCGGGCGACCGCGCTCGGCGAGGGAATCCTCTCGGAGGGCGTCCGCGAACTGATGGCCCGCGAGTGGGACTCGCTCGACACGTACGCCTGA
- the hmgA gene encoding hydroxymethylglutaryl-CoA reductase (NADPH), with protein MTDPEDLAERVRAGELRLHELEEYADPDDAATARRLLVERETDADLDTVGEYAFPAERAEPNIENMIGAAQVPMGVVGPVPIDGGAATGEYYLPLATTEGALLASVNRGLSVIRSTGGADARVTKNGMTRAPVFRVSGVAEAAETVEWVGENEGRLREAAEATTSHGELLGIEPYVVGDAVYLRFAYDTKDAMGMNMATIATEAACELVDDETPASLVALSGNLCSDKKPAAINAVEGRGRSVTADVVIPGDLVADRLHTTAEAIAEANTRKNLIGSAKAGSLGFNAHAANVVGAAFLATGQDEAQVVEGANAITTMDTRESDDGDGPADLYASISLASLEVGTVGGGTSLPTQSEALDVLGLRGGGDPAGSNADALAEVIAVAALAGELSLLAALASNHLASAHAELGR; from the coding sequence ATGACCGACCCGGAGGACCTCGCCGAACGCGTCCGCGCTGGCGAGTTGCGCCTGCACGAACTCGAGGAGTACGCCGACCCCGACGACGCCGCCACGGCACGGCGCCTGCTCGTCGAGCGCGAAACTGACGCCGACCTCGACACCGTCGGCGAGTACGCCTTCCCCGCCGAGCGAGCCGAGCCGAACATCGAGAACATGATCGGCGCCGCCCAGGTGCCGATGGGCGTGGTGGGACCAGTTCCAATAGATGGCGGCGCCGCCACAGGCGAGTACTACCTGCCGCTGGCGACGACGGAGGGCGCGCTGCTGGCCTCCGTCAACCGCGGTCTCTCGGTGATTCGCTCGACCGGCGGCGCCGACGCTCGCGTCACCAAAAACGGGATGACCCGAGCGCCGGTCTTCCGGGTTTCGGGCGTCGCCGAGGCTGCCGAGACCGTCGAGTGGGTCGGCGAGAACGAGGGCCGACTGCGGGAGGCTGCCGAGGCGACCACGAGCCACGGCGAACTCCTGGGGATCGAACCGTACGTCGTTGGCGACGCCGTCTACCTCCGCTTTGCCTACGACACGAAAGACGCGATGGGGATGAACATGGCGACGATTGCGACCGAAGCCGCCTGCGAACTCGTCGACGACGAGACCCCAGCCTCCCTCGTCGCGCTCTCCGGAAACCTCTGTTCGGACAAGAAGCCGGCTGCGATCAACGCCGTCGAGGGTCGGGGGCGCTCGGTGACGGCCGACGTCGTGATCCCCGGCGACCTCGTCGCAGATCGGCTTCACACCACGGCCGAAGCCATCGCCGAGGCCAACACCCGCAAGAACTTAATCGGCAGCGCGAAGGCCGGCAGCCTCGGCTTCAACGCCCACGCCGCCAACGTCGTCGGCGCAGCCTTCCTCGCGACCGGCCAGGACGAAGCGCAGGTCGTCGAAGGCGCCAACGCGATCACGACGATGGATACGCGCGAGTCCGATGACGGCGACGGACCGGCCGATCTCTACGCCTCGATTTCGCTGGCCTCGCTCGAGGTCGGCACCGTCGGCGGCGGAACGTCGTTACCGACCCAGTCCGAGGCGCTGGACGTGCTCGGCCTGCGTGGCGGCGGCGATCCCGCCGGCAGCAACGCCGACGCCCTCGCGGAAGTGATCGCCGTCGCCGCGTTAGCCGGCGAACTCTCCCTGCTGGCCGCCCTCGCTTCCAACCACCTCGCGAGCGCCCACGCGGAGCTGGGTCGGTAG
- a CDS encoding FAD-dependent oxidoreductase, with translation MSGSDPSTEAAAQPASESVDVLVVGSGIAGCAAALAAAREGADVLVLTKAERPEETSTDWAQGGISTTRGDPTALKRDIIAASDDTADPDAVDVLVANADAAVRDVLVETLEIPFDVADGTAGGGPAREGDEVAVESGEVDGESEPAYREFDYAREAAHSEARILHVDASTGTHILRPFLNHLDDREGVEIRQDTAALELLTHEGRVHGVLTDERATGRPIYAGTTILATGGIGALYSRSTNPDDATGDGIAMAALAGAEVADMEYVQFHPTAYDGSEAERAAEQDGTFLLSEALRGEGAVLRNAEGKRFMPEYHPDAELAPRDVVARAVAAEREESGEVVLDVSLVEFAEEFPDLAETCREHGIEGEEIPVAPCEHFLCGGIAVDERGRTSLDRLYAAGECSRTGVHGANRLASTSLLEGLVWGLRAGSDAATRDAEPEPIEAPDLRDSDPELPERFATEKAVRLQRTMDEYLGLERDPDEIARAGAALRRLKGELDAYVRTRTARDLYELRNATVTALLIARAAGENRESAGCHHVVSDADGSVETKSAAEPEPPAGG, from the coding sequence ATGAGCGGGAGCGATCCATCGACCGAGGCGGCGGCTCAGCCGGCGTCCGAATCCGTCGACGTCCTCGTCGTCGGCAGCGGCATCGCGGGCTGTGCGGCCGCCCTCGCTGCGGCCCGGGAGGGCGCCGACGTCCTCGTGCTCACCAAGGCCGAACGCCCGGAGGAGACGAGCACTGACTGGGCCCAGGGCGGCATCTCGACAACCCGCGGCGACCCCACGGCGTTGAAGCGGGATATCATCGCAGCCAGCGACGACACCGCGGATCCAGACGCCGTCGACGTGCTGGTCGCAAACGCCGACGCGGCCGTCCGCGACGTGCTGGTCGAGACGCTCGAGATCCCGTTCGACGTCGCGGACGGGACGGCAGGCGGGGGGCCCGCCCGCGAGGGCGACGAGGTAGCTGTCGAAAGTGGCGAGGTGGACGGCGAGAGCGAACCCGCCTATCGCGAGTTCGACTACGCCCGCGAAGCGGCCCACTCCGAGGCGCGCATCCTCCACGTCGACGCCTCGACGGGGACGCACATTCTTCGTCCGTTCTTGAACCACCTCGACGACCGCGAGGGCGTCGAGATCCGTCAGGACACGGCCGCGCTCGAACTGCTCACCCACGAGGGGCGCGTCCACGGCGTTCTCACCGACGAGCGGGCGACCGGCCGGCCGATCTACGCCGGCACGACGATCCTGGCGACCGGCGGGATCGGCGCACTCTACTCGCGGTCGACGAACCCCGACGACGCGACTGGCGACGGCATCGCGATGGCCGCCCTGGCCGGTGCCGAGGTCGCAGACATGGAGTACGTGCAGTTTCACCCGACCGCTTACGACGGAAGCGAGGCGGAACGCGCCGCGGAGCAGGACGGCACCTTCCTCCTCTCGGAGGCACTACGGGGAGAGGGCGCCGTCCTCCGGAACGCGGAGGGCAAGCGGTTCATGCCCGAGTACCACCCGGACGCCGAACTCGCACCGCGGGACGTTGTCGCCCGCGCCGTCGCAGCGGAGCGCGAGGAGAGCGGCGAGGTCGTACTTGACGTGAGCCTCGTCGAGTTCGCCGAGGAGTTCCCGGACCTCGCCGAGACCTGCCGCGAGCACGGAATCGAGGGCGAGGAGATCCCCGTCGCCCCCTGCGAACACTTCCTCTGTGGCGGGATCGCCGTCGACGAGCGCGGGAGGACGAGCCTCGACCGCCTCTACGCTGCCGGCGAGTGTTCCAGGACGGGGGTCCACGGCGCGAACCGCCTCGCCAGCACGAGCTTGCTCGAGGGACTCGTCTGGGGGCTGCGGGCGGGTTCGGATGCAGCAACGCGGGACGCCGAGCCGGAGCCAATCGAGGCACCCGACCTTCGCGACAGCGATCCGGAACTCCCCGAGCGCTTCGCGACCGAGAAGGCCGTGAGACTGCAGCGGACGATGGACGAGTACCTCGGGCTCGAGCGCGATCCCGACGAAATCGCCCGCGCTGGGGCGGCGCTCCGTCGGCTCAAGGGCGAACTCGACGCTTACGTGCGAACCCGGACGGCCCGGGACCTCTACGAGTTGCGAAACGCGACCGTCACCGCGCTGCTGATCGCGCGCGCGGCTGGCGAGAACCGCGAGTCGGCGGGCTGTCACCACGTCGTGAGCGACGCCGACGGATCTGTGGAAACCAAATCGGCGGCCGAACCCGAGCCGCCGGCTGGGGGCTGA